One segment of Streptomyces sp. NBC_01463 DNA contains the following:
- a CDS encoding glycosyltransferase — protein sequence MKISFLVRDLCHMGGVVSATQNLAGALAARHDVEIVALRKVRDESYFPLDPRVSVRVLTDLRQHSPTSDLDDPLIAVFPKVYPVDPAEKKPVVSRLAELRLLEFLATTDSDVVVSSSPRNTIMLSYAEGDYLRVTQEHSMPSIYAKYYQGRLFKAYHSLDALTALTPEEVESIGKLVPGVRNRLAVMPNCVPAAPVQSKSTNKVVIAAGLLKENKNFAAVVDAFATVVAKRPDWRLRIYGGGTEKANLRKQIETLGLHNTVTLMGPAAPVAPEFSKGSIFVLPSKREAFGNVIVEAMAAGLPVVSTDADHGPRNIITHGEDGLIVPRGDTAAMADAILELVEDDERRKQMGEAAVRNAVRFHEPASCARFEAILHDAFTRRALPTTATAQVDPLGSVRIEVGALPAEVHGAEIACRRVGRNPAEKRFAIDPGGSAVVPWHGGLPEGTWELSVCTPEGNEVPLTVDGYGCDVRDLLNVPLPRENGAPALELLLPHRGEMDRLRIRSVVRDAHVEIDAVAVDTEAIELDAAGWGVTLGPGAALEAVHRKDKDRVLSFPVSALEGQRVSARVDCAALVREHEGPEQIWDVWLRPAAGADRVQVGKLATDVLAPIGVFTFPRPVIRILPEPSRTLLAKVGRRVTRTLNGGKPAPRPVTKIEIRPYYTALSQLAFKTVDVEP from the coding sequence GTGAAGATTTCATTTCTGGTGCGCGACCTCTGCCACATGGGCGGAGTTGTCAGTGCCACGCAGAATCTGGCGGGTGCACTCGCGGCCCGGCACGACGTGGAGATCGTCGCACTCCGCAAGGTGCGGGACGAGTCCTACTTCCCGCTCGACCCGCGCGTCTCCGTGCGTGTGCTGACCGACCTGCGCCAGCACTCCCCGACATCGGACCTGGACGACCCGCTGATCGCGGTCTTCCCCAAGGTCTACCCGGTGGACCCGGCGGAGAAGAAGCCGGTGGTCAGCCGGCTCGCGGAGCTGCGACTGCTCGAATTCCTCGCGACGACCGACTCGGACGTCGTGGTGAGCTCCAGCCCGCGCAACACGATCATGCTCTCGTACGCCGAGGGTGATTACCTGCGGGTCACGCAGGAGCACTCGATGCCCTCGATCTACGCGAAGTACTACCAGGGCCGGCTGTTCAAGGCGTACCACTCGCTGGACGCGCTCACCGCGCTGACGCCCGAAGAGGTCGAGAGCATCGGCAAGCTGGTGCCGGGCGTACGCAACCGGCTGGCCGTCATGCCGAACTGCGTGCCCGCGGCCCCGGTGCAGTCCAAGAGCACCAACAAGGTCGTCATCGCGGCCGGTCTCCTCAAGGAGAACAAGAACTTCGCCGCGGTCGTCGACGCCTTCGCCACCGTCGTGGCCAAGCGCCCCGACTGGCGGCTGCGGATCTACGGCGGCGGCACCGAGAAGGCCAATCTGCGCAAGCAGATCGAGACCCTCGGCCTGCACAACACCGTGACGCTGATGGGCCCGGCCGCCCCGGTCGCGCCCGAGTTCAGCAAGGGCTCGATCTTCGTGCTGCCCTCCAAGCGCGAGGCGTTCGGCAACGTGATCGTCGAGGCGATGGCGGCCGGTCTGCCCGTCGTCAGCACCGACGCCGACCACGGCCCGCGCAACATCATCACGCACGGCGAGGACGGCCTCATCGTCCCGCGCGGCGACACCGCCGCCATGGCCGACGCCATCCTCGAACTCGTCGAGGACGACGAGCGGCGCAAGCAGATGGGCGAGGCGGCCGTGCGCAACGCGGTGCGCTTCCACGAGCCGGCCAGCTGCGCCCGCTTCGAGGCGATCCTGCACGACGCGTTCACCCGCCGCGCACTGCCGACGACGGCCACCGCCCAGGTCGACCCGCTGGGCTCGGTCCGGATCGAGGTCGGCGCACTGCCGGCCGAGGTGCACGGCGCCGAGATCGCCTGCCGCCGGGTCGGACGCAACCCGGCGGAGAAGCGGTTCGCCATCGACCCGGGCGGCAGCGCCGTGGTGCCCTGGCACGGCGGACTGCCCGAGGGCACCTGGGAACTGTCCGTGTGCACCCCTGAGGGCAACGAGGTGCCGCTCACGGTGGACGGCTACGGCTGCGACGTACGGGACCTGCTCAACGTGCCGCTGCCCCGGGAGAACGGCGCCCCCGCCCTGGAGCTGCTGCTCCCGCACCGGGGCGAGATGGACCGCCTGCGGATCCGCAGCGTGGTGCGCGACGCCCATGTGGAGATCGACGCGGTCGCGGTCGACACCGAGGCCATCGAGCTGGACGCCGCCGGCTGGGGCGTGACGCTCGGCCCCGGCGCGGCGCTGGAGGCCGTGCACCGCAAGGACAAGGACCGGGTGCTGTCGTTCCCCGTCTCGGCCCTCGAAGGGCAGCGGGTCAGCGCCCGGGTCGACTGCGCCGCGCTGGTGCGTGAGCACGAGGGGCCCGAGCAGATCTGGGACGTGTGGCTGCGCCCCGCGGCCGGCGCCGACCGCGTCCAGGTCGGCAAGCTCGCCACCGATGTCCTCGCGCCCATAGGGGTGTTCACCTTCCCCCGGCCGGTGATCCGGATCCTGCCCGAGCCCAGTAGGACCCTGCTGGCGAAGGTCGGCCGCCGGGTGACCCGCACGCTGAACGGCGGCAAGCCGGCGCCGCGCCCGGTCACGAAGATCGAGATCCGGCCGTACTACACGGCGCTGTCGCAGCTCGCCTTCAAGACGGTGGACGTGGAGCCGTAG
- the rpmA gene encoding 50S ribosomal protein L27: protein MAHKKGASSTRNGRDSNAQRLGVKRFGGQAVNAGEILVRQRGTHFHPGTGVGRGGDDTLFALAAGAVEFGTHRGRKVVNIVPIAG from the coding sequence ATGGCACACAAGAAGGGCGCATCGTCCACCCGGAACGGGCGCGATTCCAATGCTCAGCGGCTCGGCGTGAAGCGCTTCGGCGGTCAGGCCGTCAACGCCGGTGAGATCCTGGTCCGCCAGCGCGGCACCCACTTCCACCCGGGCACGGGCGTCGGCCGTGGCGGCGACGACACGCTGTTCGCCCTCGCCGCCGGTGCGGTCGAGTTCGGCACGCACCGTGGCCGCAAGGTCGTGAACATCGTTCCGATCGCCGGCTGA
- the rplU gene encoding 50S ribosomal protein L21, translating to MYAIVRSGGRQHKVAVGDIVEVDKIPTAKVGDTVELSTLLVVDGDAVTSDPWVLDGIKVQAEIVDHHKGAKIDILRYKNKTGYRRRQGHRQQYTAIKVTGIPAAAK from the coding sequence GTGTACGCCATCGTGCGCAGCGGTGGTCGCCAGCACAAGGTTGCTGTCGGCGACATCGTTGAGGTTGACAAGATTCCCACCGCCAAGGTTGGCGACACGGTAGAGCTCTCTACCCTGCTCGTTGTCGACGGCGACGCCGTGACCAGCGACCCGTGGGTGCTGGACGGCATCAAGGTCCAGGCCGAGATTGTGGACCACCACAAGGGCGCGAAGATCGACATCCTTCGCTACAAGAACAAGACCGGTTACCGCCGTCGCCAGGGTCACCGCCAGCAGTACACGGCGATCAAGGTCACCGGCATCCCCGCGGCTGCGAAGTAA
- the obgE gene encoding GTPase ObgE: MTTFVDRVELHVAAGNGGHGCASVHREKFKPLGGPDGGNGGRGGDVTLIVDQAVTTLLDYHHHPHRKATNGQPGAGDNRTGKEGQDLVLPVPDGTVVLDGEGNVLADLVGQGTMFVAGQGGRGGLGNGALASARRKAPGFALLGEPGESRDIVLELKTVADVALVGYPSAGKSSLISVLSAAKPKIADYPFTTLVPNLGVVTAGSTVYTIADVPGLIPGASQGKGLGLEFLRHVERCSVLVHVLDTATLESDRDPVSDLDMIEEELKLYGGLDDRPRIVVLNKIDIPDGQDLADMIRPELEARGYRVFEASAVARTGLKELSFALAGVIAEARAAKPVEEATRIVIRPKAVDDAGFTVKLEDDGIYRVRGEKPERWVRQTDFNNDEAVGYLADRLNRLGVEDALRKAGARAGDGVAIGAEDNAVVFDWEPTVTAGAEMLGRRGEDHRLEEPRPAAQRRRDREDERDEVSKEYQEFDPFA; the protein is encoded by the coding sequence ATGACCACCTTCGTGGACCGCGTCGAGCTGCATGTCGCCGCGGGTAACGGGGGCCACGGCTGTGCCTCCGTTCACCGTGAGAAGTTCAAGCCGCTCGGCGGCCCGGACGGCGGCAACGGCGGCCGTGGCGGCGATGTGACGCTGATCGTCGACCAGGCGGTCACCACGCTCCTCGACTATCACCACCACCCCCACCGCAAGGCCACCAACGGCCAGCCCGGCGCGGGCGACAACCGCACCGGCAAGGAGGGCCAGGACCTGGTCCTGCCCGTGCCGGACGGCACCGTCGTCCTCGACGGCGAGGGCAACGTGCTCGCCGACCTCGTCGGCCAGGGCACCATGTTCGTCGCCGGCCAGGGCGGCCGCGGCGGCCTCGGCAACGGCGCGCTGGCCTCCGCCCGGCGCAAGGCCCCCGGCTTCGCGCTGCTCGGCGAGCCCGGTGAGTCCCGGGACATCGTCCTGGAGCTGAAGACCGTCGCCGATGTGGCCCTGGTGGGGTACCCGAGCGCGGGCAAGTCCTCGCTGATCTCGGTCCTGTCGGCCGCCAAGCCGAAGATCGCCGACTACCCGTTCACGACCCTCGTCCCGAACCTGGGCGTGGTCACCGCGGGCTCCACCGTCTACACCATCGCCGACGTCCCGGGCCTGATCCCGGGCGCCAGCCAGGGCAAGGGCCTCGGCCTGGAGTTCCTGCGCCACGTCGAGCGCTGCTCGGTCCTGGTGCACGTGCTGGACACGGCGACGCTGGAGTCCGACCGCGACCCCGTCTCCGACCTCGACATGATCGAGGAGGAGCTCAAGCTCTACGGGGGTCTGGACGACCGGCCCCGCATCGTCGTCCTCAACAAGATCGACATTCCGGACGGCCAGGACCTCGCGGACATGATCCGCCCGGAGCTGGAGGCGCGCGGCTACCGCGTCTTCGAGGCGTCTGCCGTCGCCCGTACCGGCCTCAAGGAGCTGTCCTTCGCGCTGGCCGGTGTCATCGCCGAGGCGCGTGCCGCCAAGCCGGTGGAGGAGGCGACCCGTATCGTCATCCGGCCCAAGGCCGTGGACGACGCCGGTTTCACCGTGAAGCTGGAGGACGACGGCATCTACCGGGTGCGCGGCGAGAAGCCGGAGCGCTGGGTGCGCCAGACCGACTTCAACAACGACGAGGCCGTCGGCTACCTCGCGGACCGGCTGAACCGGCTCGGTGTCGAGGACGCGCTGCGCAAGGCCGGTGCCCGGGCGGGCGACGGCGTGGCCATCGGCGCCGAGGACAACGCCGTGGTTTTCGACTGGGAGCCGACGGTGACCGCCGGTGCGGAGATGCTCGGCCGCCGCGGCGAGGACCACCGTCTGGAGGAGCCGCGTCCGGCCGCTCAGCGCCGTCGCGACCGCGAGGACGAGCGCGACGAGGTCAGCAAGGAGTACCAGGAGTTCGACCCGTTCGCGTAA
- a CDS encoding CDP-glycerol glycerophosphotransferase family protein encodes MTPRLSVIVPMYNVEAYLEACLDSVEAQTFTDLEVVMVDDGSTDGSAAIAAAYAERDPRFRLVTKVNGGLGSARNAGLANMAPESEYFAFLDSDDVIPPDGYRMMVESLDETGSDFATGNVFHVKGERSWQVPLMKMLAGEARKRTHIAEYPKLVADRISCNKVWRRTFWEKNGFTFPEGVLYEDSAVVLRAHYLADAIDLIGEPVYYWRLREGESAPSITQRRTDPQGVRDRVAACETVTQFLADRPGSKWAQFKREYDARVLRDDLRIFLNVVPDGDEEYREAFLIAANRYLDQVEPQVLDELPAVLRVQYALVRRGAISELIDLLADQRRREPVEVSGFLRKYAGFKALDRSGVTLSRKTLRIDKDLELRTPLVGVEWQKGKLLLTGDAWIDKIDIPNRRSTAKFIQIKKGGSRRRLIFPAKNIFRPGRTSDTWQKRYNYDWSGWEFSFDPAKLRHNGQWEEGIWHIGVIVMSSGLLRRRGIQSNGGSAANFPPYQWLDKNYRMLPSVEGAALKLRIERVNALVTGRELEGDRIVIRGEIRTPLASDETVTLQVSNQSSGEIRRYPVTVDAEQGGTSAFRVEVPLADVALVTAETTDGHAQPRVRNWSTALLISGSDEEAAPRRLSTVVQEGLEDARFQLPASMGRQAGRHELAAIAGHNGYLKFRGQTERAVMTQVGERDGKLVLSGHAPQHLVGSELLLKAKDRFDERTVPISWTADGSYETAFDPSTLGGGSQGTIPLKAGRWNFFLRQPDGADVEFVIDRLASEQFPLHVTLKGRRYWLEARWHDFPQLNCRSELADVERGPFRQAQLRREVYDAKCLEPLRDQVFYLSYNGKQYSDSPRAMHEELVRRGADLKHLWAVRDGQVELPPTAEKVRMWGTEWFDALASSKYIVTNAHLPEWVVRRPGQVIVQTWHGTMLKKIGHDIDTLHFDKEYQKRLELEAKNWSMLVSSNRFSTPILKRAFSYDGEILEAGYPRNDYLYSDERVKLAEEIKKRIGLPEGKKVVLYAPTWRDDQSHRAGQYSFDLRLDLEDARRRLGDDHVLLIRRHSNVVDQVPGAGNGFVWDVSEYPDIADLYLASDIMITDYSSVMFDYAHLKRPMLFFTYDLEHYRDTLRGFYFDFEKDSPGPLVRTSSELIDSIRNIDTVWPEYTERFDRFHHLFCDLDDGRASQRVVDRMIEQATELTEEK; translated from the coding sequence ATGACCCCCCGGCTCAGTGTCATCGTGCCCATGTACAACGTCGAGGCGTATCTCGAAGCCTGTCTCGACTCGGTGGAGGCGCAGACCTTCACCGATCTGGAAGTCGTCATGGTCGACGACGGTTCGACCGACGGATCGGCCGCGATAGCCGCCGCCTACGCCGAGCGCGACCCGCGCTTCCGGCTGGTGACGAAGGTGAACGGCGGCCTGGGCTCGGCCCGTAACGCGGGCCTGGCGAACATGGCGCCGGAGAGCGAGTACTTCGCCTTCCTCGACAGCGACGACGTCATCCCGCCGGACGGCTACCGCATGATGGTCGAGAGCCTCGACGAGACCGGGTCCGACTTCGCCACCGGCAACGTGTTCCACGTCAAGGGCGAGCGGTCCTGGCAGGTCCCGCTCATGAAGATGCTGGCCGGTGAGGCCCGCAAGCGGACCCACATCGCCGAGTACCCCAAGCTCGTCGCGGACCGCATCTCCTGCAACAAGGTCTGGCGCCGCACCTTCTGGGAGAAGAACGGCTTCACCTTCCCCGAGGGCGTGCTCTACGAGGACAGTGCCGTGGTGCTGCGCGCCCACTACCTGGCCGACGCCATCGACCTGATCGGCGAGCCCGTCTACTACTGGCGGCTGCGCGAGGGCGAGTCCGCCCCGTCGATCACCCAGCGCCGCACCGACCCGCAGGGTGTCCGCGACCGGGTCGCCGCCTGCGAGACGGTCACGCAGTTCCTCGCCGACCGCCCCGGCTCCAAGTGGGCCCAGTTCAAGCGGGAGTACGACGCCCGGGTGCTCCGGGACGACCTCCGCATCTTCCTGAACGTCGTGCCGGACGGGGACGAGGAGTACCGCGAGGCCTTCCTCATCGCGGCCAACCGCTACCTCGACCAGGTCGAACCGCAGGTCCTGGACGAGCTGCCCGCCGTGCTGCGCGTGCAGTACGCGCTGGTGCGCCGCGGCGCGATCTCCGAGCTGATCGACCTCCTCGCCGACCAGCGGCGCCGTGAGCCGGTCGAGGTCAGCGGCTTCCTGCGCAAGTACGCCGGGTTCAAGGCCCTGGACCGCAGCGGAGTCACGCTCTCCCGCAAGACCCTGCGCATCGACAAGGACCTGGAGCTCAGGACCCCGCTGGTCGGTGTGGAGTGGCAGAAGGGCAAGCTGCTGCTGACGGGCGACGCCTGGATAGACAAGATCGACATCCCGAACCGGCGCAGCACCGCCAAGTTCATCCAGATCAAGAAGGGCGGCTCGCGCCGCCGTCTGATCTTCCCGGCGAAGAACATCTTCCGCCCTGGCCGGACCTCCGACACCTGGCAGAAGCGCTACAACTACGACTGGTCCGGCTGGGAGTTCTCCTTCGACCCCGCCAAGCTCCGGCACAACGGGCAGTGGGAGGAGGGCATCTGGCACATCGGCGTGATCGTCATGAGCTCCGGTCTGCTGCGCCGCCGCGGTATCCAGTCCAACGGCGGCAGCGCCGCCAACTTCCCGCCCTACCAGTGGCTCGACAAGAACTACCGGATGCTCCCGAGCGTCGAGGGCGCCGCGCTCAAGCTGCGCATCGAGCGGGTCAACGCGCTGGTGACCGGCCGCGAGCTGGAGGGCGACCGGATCGTGATCCGGGGCGAGATCCGTACGCCGCTGGCGAGCGACGAGACCGTCACGCTGCAGGTCTCCAACCAGTCCAGCGGTGAGATCCGGCGCTACCCGGTCACGGTCGACGCCGAGCAGGGCGGCACCAGCGCGTTCCGCGTCGAGGTCCCGCTCGCCGATGTCGCCCTGGTCACCGCCGAGACGACCGACGGCCACGCCCAGCCCCGGGTCCGCAACTGGAGCACGGCGCTGCTGATCTCCGGTTCCGACGAGGAGGCGGCACCGCGCCGGCTGAGCACCGTCGTCCAGGAGGGTCTGGAGGACGCGCGCTTCCAGCTGCCCGCGAGCATGGGCCGGCAGGCGGGCCGTCATGAGCTGGCGGCCATCGCCGGCCACAACGGCTACCTCAAGTTCCGCGGCCAGACCGAGCGTGCCGTGATGACGCAGGTGGGCGAGCGCGACGGCAAGCTCGTCCTGTCCGGCCACGCCCCGCAGCACCTGGTCGGTTCCGAGCTGCTGCTGAAGGCCAAGGACCGGTTCGACGAGCGCACCGTCCCGATCAGCTGGACCGCCGACGGCTCGTACGAGACGGCCTTCGACCCCTCGACGCTGGGCGGTGGCTCCCAGGGCACCATCCCGCTCAAGGCCGGCCGGTGGAACTTCTTCCTCCGTCAGCCCGACGGCGCGGACGTCGAGTTCGTCATCGACCGCCTCGCATCGGAGCAGTTCCCGCTGCACGTCACGCTGAAGGGCCGCCGGTACTGGCTGGAGGCTCGCTGGCACGACTTCCCGCAGCTGAACTGCCGCTCGGAGCTGGCCGATGTGGAGCGCGGCCCGTTCCGCCAGGCCCAGCTGCGCCGCGAGGTGTACGACGCCAAGTGCCTGGAGCCGCTGCGCGACCAGGTGTTCTACCTGAGCTACAACGGCAAGCAGTACTCGGACAGCCCGCGTGCCATGCACGAGGAGCTGGTGCGCCGGGGCGCCGACCTCAAGCACCTGTGGGCGGTCCGCGACGGCCAGGTGGAGCTGCCTCCGACGGCCGAGAAGGTCCGGATGTGGGGCACGGAGTGGTTCGACGCGCTGGCCTCCAGCAAGTACATCGTGACCAACGCGCACCTTCCGGAGTGGGTCGTCCGGCGTCCCGGCCAGGTCATCGTCCAGACCTGGCACGGCACGATGCTGAAGAAGATCGGCCATGACATCGACACGCTCCACTTCGACAAGGAGTACCAGAAGCGTCTGGAGCTCGAAGCGAAGAACTGGAGCATGCTCGTCTCCTCCAACCGCTTCAGCACACCGATCCTGAAGCGGGCCTTCTCCTACGACGGGGAGATCCTGGAGGCCGGCTACCCGCGCAACGACTACCTGTACTCCGACGAGCGGGTCAAGCTCGCCGAGGAGATCAAGAAGCGCATCGGGCTGCCCGAGGGCAAGAAGGTCGTGCTCTACGCCCCGACCTGGCGCGACGACCAGTCGCACCGGGCCGGTCAGTACTCCTTCGACCTCCGGCTCGACCTGGAGGACGCCCGCCGCCGCCTCGGCGACGACCACGTCCTGCTGATCCGGCGCCACTCCAACGTCGTCGACCAGGTGCCCGGCGCCGGCAACGGCTTCGTCTGGGACGTCTCCGAGTACCCGGACATCGCCGACCTGTACCTGGCGTCCGACATCATGATCACCGACTACTCGTCCGTGATGTTCGACTACGCGCACCTCAAGCGGCCGATGCTCTTCTTCACGTACGACCTGGAGCACTACCGCGACACGCTGCGCGGGTTCTACTTCGACTTCGAGAAGGACTCGCCCGGCCCGCTGGTCCGCACCTCGTCGGAGCTGATCGACTCGATCCGCAACATCGACACGGTCTGGCCCGAGTACACCGAGCGCTTCGACCGCTTCCACCACCTGTTCTGCGACCTGGACGACGGCCGCGCCTCGCAGCGCGTCGTGGACCGCATGATCGAACAGGCGACGGAGCTCACCGAGGAGAAGTAG